The Glandiceps talaboti chromosome 1, keGlaTala1.1, whole genome shotgun sequence genome has a segment encoding these proteins:
- the LOC144441464 gene encoding protein bicaudal D homolog 1-like isoform X3 — translation MTHADTNMESIDDLRHEIERLNRELSEASHEKIQAAEYGLVVLEEKQTLKQQYEDLETLYETTKLELQMAKEALDKVEQSQKKKSEFEVNHEETLLQETATREADLLERITDLENEIKHCRHVLDRTTSENEKLHTRNTELCESSEKVAAQRKHLKEELREYKFRETRLLQDYSELEEENIQLQKQISGLKSSQVEFEAMKHEIKRMNEEVEYLNSQLEDLGKLKEIAEKQTEEALIALEHEREQKHALKKELDGRIISELEAFNEDLESSTDRLQLDREECSSPDHPILRRMEYEFRASLPSEGSPEPAPSTVSDLFSELRMTEVRKLEEQLAALKNEKSELSKNLQESHQELQNTKGALSEQSKRVSQLTAVVDQQVLDDFDQDGGESEDEERGAVFDANDKEREIARLKKEVGRYEKRFLAAATRVKSQQAELQSYQDRMGHEQQEIPTKLYSDMQTEMGLLNDQSRKQNDVVKDLELKLKEMNEALGESQGNLNCTRDELISVSEDLAQLYHHMCTMNGETPNKVMLEHFKATRLSRREGFRTQIASRLRDMASTNTNDRSGMSRKERRNADRNSKDIDEAMLEASAKEFAGGKIKASEQNGTNGNTSQTDPLTCFNLLSTIRDQIKYLKRAVDHTVQSSKQRRLDGSAAENEDLQDQVIKLKSLLSTKREQITTLRTVLKANKTTAEVALANLKSKYENEKCIVAETMMKLRNELKALKEDAATFASLRAMFAARCDDYVTQLDEMQRKVSAAEEERKTLNSLLRMAIQQKLALTQRLEDLEINNERQTHRRSGGRRQKASRN, via the exons GCACTTGATAAAGTAGAACAAAGTCAGAAAAAGAAATCTGAATTTGAAGTAAACCATGAAGAAACTCTATTACAAGAAACGGCGACACGGGAAGCTGATCTACTGGAAAGAATCACTGACttagaaaatgaaatcaaacattGTCGGCACGTTTTAGATAGGACTACATCAGAAAATGAGAAATTGCACACTAGGAACACTGAATTGTGTGAGTCTAGTGAAAAGGTAGCTGCACAGAGGAAACACCTCAAAGAGGAACTAAGGGAGTACAAGTTCCGAGAAACAAGATTACTTCAAGATTACAGTGAACTTGAGGAAGAAAACATACAGCTACAGAAACAG ATCTCAGGCTTGAAATCATCCCAAGTGGAGTTTGAAGCCAtgaaacatgaaattaaaagaaTGAATGAAGAGGTAGAATACCTGAATTCACAACTAGAAGACCTCGGCAAATTGAAGGAAATTGCCGAGAAGCAAACTGAAGAGGCCTTAATTGCTCTAGAACATGAGCGTGAACAGAAACATGCACTCAAAAAAGAATTGGATGGTAGAATTATATCTGAGCTGGAAGCTTTCAATGAGGATCTAGAAAGTAGTACAGACAGATTACAGTTGGACAGAGAAGAATGTAGCTCACCTGACCATCCTATCCTACGCAGAATGGAATATGAATTCCGTGCCTCATTGCCATCTGAAGGATCGCCAGAACCTGCTCCCTCAACAGTCTCAGATCTATTTAGTGAGCTACGCATGACTGAAGTGAGGAAGTTAGAGGAGCAGCTTGCCGCTCTAAAGAATGAAAAATCTGAACTCTCAAAGAATCTGCAGGAATCCCACCAAGAGCTACAGAACACAAAGGGCGCCCTCTCAGAACAAAGTAAGAGAGTGAGTCAGCTAACAGCTGTGGTTGACCAACAGGTTCTCGATGACTTTGACCAAGACGGTGGTGAAAGTGAAGATGAGGAACGTGGTGCAGTGTTCGATGCAAATGATAAAGAAAGGGAAATTGCAAGACTCAAGAAAGAGGTTGGGAGATATGAGAAGCGGTTCTTAGCAGCTGCGACTAGAGTGAAGTCACAGCAGGCAGAACTGCAATCATACCAAGACAGAATGGGTCATGAACAACAAGAAATTCCCACCAAGCTATACAGTGATATGCAAACTGAAATGGGTCTCCTGAATGACCAGAGTAGAAAACAGAACGATGTTGTGAAAGACTTAGAactaaaattgaaagaaatgaaTGAGGCGCTTGGTGAAAGCCAGGGTAACTTGAACTGTACACGTGACGAGTTGATAAGTGTTAGCGAGGATCTCGCTCAACTGTATCATCACATGTGTACCATGAATGGAGAAACTccaaataaagttatgctgGAACACTTTAAAGCAACACGTTTGAGTCGCAGAGAGGGATTCCGTACACAAATTGCAAGCAGATTACGAGATATGGCCTCGACAAACACAAATGACAGGAGCGGTATGAGTCGCAAAGAAAGGAGGAATGCCGACAGAAACTCCAAAGATATTGATGAAGCCATGCTGGAAGCAAGTGCTAAAGAATTTGCAGGAGGTAAAATTAAAGCCAGTGAACAGAATGGCACTAATGGCAACACTAGTCAAACAGATCCACTGACATGCTTTAATCTGTTATCCACAATAAGAGATCAAATCAAATACTTAAAACGTGCTGTGGATCACACTGTTCAGTCATCCAAACAGAGGCGGCTTGACGGTAGTGCAGCCGAGAATGAAGACCTGCAGGATCAGGTCATCAAATTGAAATCCCTCCTTTCAACAAAACGAGAACAGATTACTACTTTACGCACTGTTCTCAAGGCCAACAAGACCACTGCAGAAGTAGCTTTGGCAAATCTCAAGAGTAAATACGAGAATGAAAAATGCATTGTAGCCGAAACCATGATGAAACTACGCAATGAACTCAAAGCTCTCAAAGAAGATGCAGCAACATTTGCGAGTCTTCGTGCAATGTTTGCCGCACGTTGTGATGACTATGTCACTCAGCTGGATGAGATGCAGAGGAAAGTTTCAGCAGCTGAGGAGGAGAGAAAAACACTGAACTCTCTTCTCAGGATGGCAATTCAGCAGAAATTAGCTCTTACACAACGTCTGGAAGACCTTGAAATAAATAacgagagacagacacacaggcgTTCAGGAGGACGAAGGCAGAAAGCATCACGA AACTAG
- the LOC144441464 gene encoding protein bicaudal D homolog 1-like isoform X2, which yields MTHADTNMESIDDLRHEIERLNRELSEASHEKIQAAEYGLVVLEEKQTLKQQYEDLETLYETTKLELQMAKEALDKVEQSQKKKSEFEVNHEETLLQETATREADLLERITDLENEIKHCRHVLDRTTSENEKLHTRNTELCESSEKVAAQRKHLKEELREYKFRETRLLQDYSELEEENIQLQKQISGLKSSQVEFEAMKHEIKRMNEEVEYLNSQLEDLGKLKEIAEKQTEEALIALEHEREQKHALKKELDGRIISELEAFNEDLESSTDRLQLDREECSSPDHPILRRMEYEFRASLPSEGSPEPAPSTVSDLFSELRMTEVRKLEEQLAALKNEKSELSKNLQESHQELQNTKGALSEQSKRVSQLTAVVDQQVLDDFDQDGGESEDEERGAVFDANDKEREIARLKKEVGRYEKRFLAAATRVKSQQAELQSYQDRMGHEQQEIPTKLYSDMQTEMGLLNDQSRKQNDVVKDLELKLKEMNEALGESQGNLNCTRDELISVSEDLAQLYHHMCTMNGETPNKVMLEHFKATRLSRREGFRTQIASRLRDMASTNTNDRSGMSRKERRNADRNSKDIDEAMLEASAKEFAGGKIKASEQNGTNGNTSQTDPLTCFNLLSTIRDQIKYLKRAVDHTVQSSKQRRLDGSAAENEDLQDQVIKLKSLLSTKREQITTLRTVLKANKTTAEVALANLKSKYENEKCIVAETMMKLRNELKALKEDAATFASLRAMFAARCDDYVTQLDEMQRKVSAAEEERKTLNSLLRMAIQQKLALTQRLEDLEINNERQTHRRSGGRRQKASRPGGQRKHGQSQPGRQQPSS from the exons GCACTTGATAAAGTAGAACAAAGTCAGAAAAAGAAATCTGAATTTGAAGTAAACCATGAAGAAACTCTATTACAAGAAACGGCGACACGGGAAGCTGATCTACTGGAAAGAATCACTGACttagaaaatgaaatcaaacattGTCGGCACGTTTTAGATAGGACTACATCAGAAAATGAGAAATTGCACACTAGGAACACTGAATTGTGTGAGTCTAGTGAAAAGGTAGCTGCACAGAGGAAACACCTCAAAGAGGAACTAAGGGAGTACAAGTTCCGAGAAACAAGATTACTTCAAGATTACAGTGAACTTGAGGAAGAAAACATACAGCTACAGAAACAG ATCTCAGGCTTGAAATCATCCCAAGTGGAGTTTGAAGCCAtgaaacatgaaattaaaagaaTGAATGAAGAGGTAGAATACCTGAATTCACAACTAGAAGACCTCGGCAAATTGAAGGAAATTGCCGAGAAGCAAACTGAAGAGGCCTTAATTGCTCTAGAACATGAGCGTGAACAGAAACATGCACTCAAAAAAGAATTGGATGGTAGAATTATATCTGAGCTGGAAGCTTTCAATGAGGATCTAGAAAGTAGTACAGACAGATTACAGTTGGACAGAGAAGAATGTAGCTCACCTGACCATCCTATCCTACGCAGAATGGAATATGAATTCCGTGCCTCATTGCCATCTGAAGGATCGCCAGAACCTGCTCCCTCAACAGTCTCAGATCTATTTAGTGAGCTACGCATGACTGAAGTGAGGAAGTTAGAGGAGCAGCTTGCCGCTCTAAAGAATGAAAAATCTGAACTCTCAAAGAATCTGCAGGAATCCCACCAAGAGCTACAGAACACAAAGGGCGCCCTCTCAGAACAAAGTAAGAGAGTGAGTCAGCTAACAGCTGTGGTTGACCAACAGGTTCTCGATGACTTTGACCAAGACGGTGGTGAAAGTGAAGATGAGGAACGTGGTGCAGTGTTCGATGCAAATGATAAAGAAAGGGAAATTGCAAGACTCAAGAAAGAGGTTGGGAGATATGAGAAGCGGTTCTTAGCAGCTGCGACTAGAGTGAAGTCACAGCAGGCAGAACTGCAATCATACCAAGACAGAATGGGTCATGAACAACAAGAAATTCCCACCAAGCTATACAGTGATATGCAAACTGAAATGGGTCTCCTGAATGACCAGAGTAGAAAACAGAACGATGTTGTGAAAGACTTAGAactaaaattgaaagaaatgaaTGAGGCGCTTGGTGAAAGCCAGGGTAACTTGAACTGTACACGTGACGAGTTGATAAGTGTTAGCGAGGATCTCGCTCAACTGTATCATCACATGTGTACCATGAATGGAGAAACTccaaataaagttatgctgGAACACTTTAAAGCAACACGTTTGAGTCGCAGAGAGGGATTCCGTACACAAATTGCAAGCAGATTACGAGATATGGCCTCGACAAACACAAATGACAGGAGCGGTATGAGTCGCAAAGAAAGGAGGAATGCCGACAGAAACTCCAAAGATATTGATGAAGCCATGCTGGAAGCAAGTGCTAAAGAATTTGCAGGAGGTAAAATTAAAGCCAGTGAACAGAATGGCACTAATGGCAACACTAGTCAAACAGATCCACTGACATGCTTTAATCTGTTATCCACAATAAGAGATCAAATCAAATACTTAAAACGTGCTGTGGATCACACTGTTCAGTCATCCAAACAGAGGCGGCTTGACGGTAGTGCAGCCGAGAATGAAGACCTGCAGGATCAGGTCATCAAATTGAAATCCCTCCTTTCAACAAAACGAGAACAGATTACTACTTTACGCACTGTTCTCAAGGCCAACAAGACCACTGCAGAAGTAGCTTTGGCAAATCTCAAGAGTAAATACGAGAATGAAAAATGCATTGTAGCCGAAACCATGATGAAACTACGCAATGAACTCAAAGCTCTCAAAGAAGATGCAGCAACATTTGCGAGTCTTCGTGCAATGTTTGCCGCACGTTGTGATGACTATGTCACTCAGCTGGATGAGATGCAGAGGAAAGTTTCAGCAGCTGAGGAGGAGAGAAAAACACTGAACTCTCTTCTCAGGATGGCAATTCAGCAGAAATTAGCTCTTACACAACGTCTGGAAGACCTTGAAATAAATAacgagagacagacacacaggcgTTCAGGAGGACGAAGGCAGAAAGCATCACGA CCTGGTGGTCAGAGAAAACATGGCCAGTCTCAACCGGGACGACAGCAACCTTCCTCTTAA
- the LOC144441464 gene encoding protein bicaudal D homolog 1-like isoform X1 has protein sequence MTHADTNMESIDDLRHEIERLNRELSEASHEKIQAAEYGLVVLEEKQTLKQQYEDLETLYETTKLELQMAKEALDKVEQSQKKKSEFEVNHEETLLQETATREADLLERITDLENEIKHCRHVLDRTTSENEKLHTRNTELCESSEKVAAQRKHLKEELREYKFRETRLLQDYSELEEENIQLQKQISGLKSSQVEFEAMKHEIKRMNEEVEYLNSQLEDLGKLKEIAEKQTEEALIALEHEREQKHALKKELDGRIISELEAFNEDLESSTDRLQLDREECSSPDHPILRRMEYEFRASLPSEGSPEPAPSTVSDLFSELRMTEVRKLEEQLAALKNEKSELSKNLQESHQELQNTKGALSEQSKRVSQLTAVVDQQVLDDFDQDGGESEDEERGAVFDANDKEREIARLKKEVGRYEKRFLAAATRVKSQQAELQSYQDRMGHEQQEIPTKLYSDMQTEMGLLNDQSRKQNDVVKDLELKLKEMNEALGESQGNLNCTRDELISVSEDLAQLYHHMCTMNGETPNKVMLEHFKATRLSRREGFRTQIASRLRDMASTNTNDRSGMSRKERRNADRNSKDIDEAMLEASAKEFAGGKIKASEQNGTNGNTSQTDPLTCFNLLSTIRDQIKYLKRAVDHTVQSSKQRRLDGSAAENEDLQDQVIKLKSLLSTKREQITTLRTVLKANKTTAEVALANLKSKYENEKCIVAETMMKLRNELKALKEDAATFASLRAMFAARCDDYVTQLDEMQRKVSAAEEERKTLNSLLRMAIQQKLALTQRLEDLEINNERQTHRRSGGRRQKASRVSEYYHGYSIPVDHRALAEKLSRYESHH, from the exons GCACTTGATAAAGTAGAACAAAGTCAGAAAAAGAAATCTGAATTTGAAGTAAACCATGAAGAAACTCTATTACAAGAAACGGCGACACGGGAAGCTGATCTACTGGAAAGAATCACTGACttagaaaatgaaatcaaacattGTCGGCACGTTTTAGATAGGACTACATCAGAAAATGAGAAATTGCACACTAGGAACACTGAATTGTGTGAGTCTAGTGAAAAGGTAGCTGCACAGAGGAAACACCTCAAAGAGGAACTAAGGGAGTACAAGTTCCGAGAAACAAGATTACTTCAAGATTACAGTGAACTTGAGGAAGAAAACATACAGCTACAGAAACAG ATCTCAGGCTTGAAATCATCCCAAGTGGAGTTTGAAGCCAtgaaacatgaaattaaaagaaTGAATGAAGAGGTAGAATACCTGAATTCACAACTAGAAGACCTCGGCAAATTGAAGGAAATTGCCGAGAAGCAAACTGAAGAGGCCTTAATTGCTCTAGAACATGAGCGTGAACAGAAACATGCACTCAAAAAAGAATTGGATGGTAGAATTATATCTGAGCTGGAAGCTTTCAATGAGGATCTAGAAAGTAGTACAGACAGATTACAGTTGGACAGAGAAGAATGTAGCTCACCTGACCATCCTATCCTACGCAGAATGGAATATGAATTCCGTGCCTCATTGCCATCTGAAGGATCGCCAGAACCTGCTCCCTCAACAGTCTCAGATCTATTTAGTGAGCTACGCATGACTGAAGTGAGGAAGTTAGAGGAGCAGCTTGCCGCTCTAAAGAATGAAAAATCTGAACTCTCAAAGAATCTGCAGGAATCCCACCAAGAGCTACAGAACACAAAGGGCGCCCTCTCAGAACAAAGTAAGAGAGTGAGTCAGCTAACAGCTGTGGTTGACCAACAGGTTCTCGATGACTTTGACCAAGACGGTGGTGAAAGTGAAGATGAGGAACGTGGTGCAGTGTTCGATGCAAATGATAAAGAAAGGGAAATTGCAAGACTCAAGAAAGAGGTTGGGAGATATGAGAAGCGGTTCTTAGCAGCTGCGACTAGAGTGAAGTCACAGCAGGCAGAACTGCAATCATACCAAGACAGAATGGGTCATGAACAACAAGAAATTCCCACCAAGCTATACAGTGATATGCAAACTGAAATGGGTCTCCTGAATGACCAGAGTAGAAAACAGAACGATGTTGTGAAAGACTTAGAactaaaattgaaagaaatgaaTGAGGCGCTTGGTGAAAGCCAGGGTAACTTGAACTGTACACGTGACGAGTTGATAAGTGTTAGCGAGGATCTCGCTCAACTGTATCATCACATGTGTACCATGAATGGAGAAACTccaaataaagttatgctgGAACACTTTAAAGCAACACGTTTGAGTCGCAGAGAGGGATTCCGTACACAAATTGCAAGCAGATTACGAGATATGGCCTCGACAAACACAAATGACAGGAGCGGTATGAGTCGCAAAGAAAGGAGGAATGCCGACAGAAACTCCAAAGATATTGATGAAGCCATGCTGGAAGCAAGTGCTAAAGAATTTGCAGGAGGTAAAATTAAAGCCAGTGAACAGAATGGCACTAATGGCAACACTAGTCAAACAGATCCACTGACATGCTTTAATCTGTTATCCACAATAAGAGATCAAATCAAATACTTAAAACGTGCTGTGGATCACACTGTTCAGTCATCCAAACAGAGGCGGCTTGACGGTAGTGCAGCCGAGAATGAAGACCTGCAGGATCAGGTCATCAAATTGAAATCCCTCCTTTCAACAAAACGAGAACAGATTACTACTTTACGCACTGTTCTCAAGGCCAACAAGACCACTGCAGAAGTAGCTTTGGCAAATCTCAAGAGTAAATACGAGAATGAAAAATGCATTGTAGCCGAAACCATGATGAAACTACGCAATGAACTCAAAGCTCTCAAAGAAGATGCAGCAACATTTGCGAGTCTTCGTGCAATGTTTGCCGCACGTTGTGATGACTATGTCACTCAGCTGGATGAGATGCAGAGGAAAGTTTCAGCAGCTGAGGAGGAGAGAAAAACACTGAACTCTCTTCTCAGGATGGCAATTCAGCAGAAATTAGCTCTTACACAACGTCTGGAAGACCTTGAAATAAATAacgagagacagacacacaggcgTTCAGGAGGACGAAGGCAGAAAGCATCACGAGTGAGTGAATACTATCATGGCTATAGCATTCCTGTTGATCATAGAGCTTTAGCTGAAAAACTTTCCAGATATGAATCCCATCACTAA